One genomic window of Candidatus Pseudobacter hemicellulosilyticus includes the following:
- a CDS encoding ligase-associated DNA damage response exonuclease yields the protein MALIEFSDKGLYCRAGGFYIDPWRPVDRAVITHAHSDHARMGSKAYLCHTQCQPLLQLRLGDNAYQSLEWETPIYINGVRLSLHPAGHMIGSSQVRIEHNGEVWVVSGDYKVEDDGLSGPFAPVPCHTFITESTFGLPVYDWKPQSEIFTQVQDWVRQCFHNGKRPVLLAYSLGKAQRLLQCLPEVTDSIYVHGAIWNAQQALLKAGWALPDVKPVTPDLPKETFRNSVILAPPGADGSPWIKRFSPSAIGVCSGWMQVRGNVRRSNVDAGFPLSDHADWKGLLQAIRATGAEKVFVTHGFQSALSRYLTETGIEAGEVKTEYGDETEETVLGSEIVQTDTAEVSNAGEEQEHPSTQNDELKGGANYDPED from the coding sequence ATGGCCCTCATAGAATTTTCCGATAAAGGACTGTACTGCCGCGCAGGCGGCTTTTACATTGATCCCTGGCGACCGGTGGACAGGGCCGTGATCACCCATGCCCATAGCGACCATGCCCGCATGGGCTCCAAAGCCTATCTCTGCCATACGCAATGCCAGCCCCTCTTACAGCTAAGACTGGGCGATAACGCTTACCAGTCCCTGGAATGGGAAACGCCTATCTATATCAATGGCGTCAGGTTATCCCTGCACCCGGCCGGGCATATGATCGGCTCCTCGCAGGTACGCATAGAACATAACGGAGAAGTGTGGGTGGTAAGCGGCGATTACAAAGTGGAAGACGACGGCCTCAGCGGCCCCTTCGCCCCCGTGCCCTGCCATACCTTTATTACTGAATCTACTTTTGGACTGCCTGTCTACGACTGGAAGCCCCAGTCCGAAATATTCACCCAGGTGCAGGACTGGGTGCGGCAATGCTTCCACAACGGCAAAAGACCGGTACTGCTGGCCTATAGCCTGGGCAAAGCGCAGCGACTGCTGCAATGCCTGCCCGAAGTGACCGACAGCATCTATGTGCATGGCGCTATCTGGAATGCGCAGCAGGCCCTGCTGAAAGCCGGCTGGGCCCTGCCTGATGTAAAACCGGTAACGCCCGATCTGCCGAAGGAAACTTTCCGCAACAGCGTGATACTGGCCCCGCCGGGAGCCGATGGTTCGCCCTGGATAAAACGTTTTAGTCCCAGCGCCATTGGCGTATGCAGCGGCTGGATGCAGGTCCGGGGAAACGTGCGCAGGAGCAATGTGGATGCGGGTTTCCCGCTGAGCGATCATGCAGACTGGAAAGGATTGCTCCAGGCCATCCGGGCTACGGGGGCTGAAAAAGTGTTTGTAACGCACGGATTCCAGTCGGCCCTGAGCCGCTACCTCACGGAAACAGGCATTGAGGCGGGAGAAGTGAAAACAGAATATGGGGACGAAACGGAGGAAACGGTACTTGGTTCGGAGATAGTGCAAACGGATACAGCTGAAGTTTCAAATGCTGGTGAAGAACAGGAGCATCCTTCAACACAAAACGATGAGCTGAAAGGCGGCGCAAACTATGATCCGGAGGACTGA
- a CDS encoding ATP-dependent DNA ligase, with product MKQFADLVQVLGTSTKTNEKLEALSAYFSSATDKDKVWVIAIFSGRRPKRTVNSTQLSAWCNELVQLPAWLFDECYHTVGDLAETIALLLPPATESSASHPLHYYLETLISIEKAEEAIRKEFIVSSWRTMSKEERFVFNKLLTGGFRIGVSQKMMVNALARFIQLEPSLIAHRISGNWDPATTPFNSLLSEEAVTIDFSKPYPFYLAYALEEELPELGQPDQWQAEWKWDGIRGQLIRRNDELFVWSRGEELITDKFPEFFAFRELLPNGLVLDGEIMPFNGEKPLPFSVLQTRIGRKNVTKKQLQEAPAAFFLYDLLEYEGADCREQPLQWRRQQLEKLLAQYNNDRLQLSPIVGFSNWEQLTDIRTESRERGAEGLMLKRLSSAYQVGRKKGDWWKWKINPLVIDCVMIYAQKGHGRRSNLYTDYTFAVRDGEKLVSFTKAYSGLTDEEFRQVDAFVKRNSLEKFGPVRTVKPELVFEIAFEGIAASKRHKSGVALRFPRMNRWRKDKKPGDINTLEDLQKMLEIYGK from the coding sequence ATGAAGCAATTTGCAGACCTGGTACAAGTGTTGGGCACCTCTACCAAGACCAACGAAAAGCTGGAGGCGCTGTCGGCCTATTTCTCTTCCGCTACCGACAAGGACAAGGTCTGGGTGATTGCCATCTTCAGCGGCCGCCGGCCCAAACGCACCGTCAACTCCACCCAGCTATCCGCCTGGTGTAATGAACTTGTGCAACTGCCCGCCTGGTTGTTTGATGAATGTTACCATACCGTGGGCGACCTGGCCGAGACCATCGCCCTCCTGCTGCCGCCGGCAACAGAAAGCAGCGCTTCTCACCCCCTGCATTATTACCTGGAAACCCTTATCAGTATTGAAAAAGCTGAAGAAGCCATCCGCAAGGAATTTATCGTCAGCAGCTGGCGGACCATGAGTAAGGAAGAGCGCTTTGTATTCAACAAACTGCTCACCGGCGGCTTCCGCATTGGTGTATCCCAGAAAATGATGGTCAATGCCCTGGCCCGCTTCATACAGCTGGAACCCTCACTGATAGCCCACCGCATCAGCGGGAACTGGGATCCCGCCACTACCCCTTTCAACAGCCTGCTCAGCGAAGAGGCGGTCACCATAGATTTCTCCAAGCCCTACCCTTTCTACCTGGCCTATGCCCTGGAAGAGGAACTGCCGGAGCTGGGCCAGCCGGACCAGTGGCAGGCGGAATGGAAATGGGATGGTATCCGCGGACAACTGATCCGCCGCAATGATGAGCTCTTTGTCTGGAGCCGGGGCGAAGAACTGATCACTGATAAATTCCCTGAATTCTTCGCCTTCCGCGAGTTGTTGCCCAATGGCCTGGTGCTGGACGGGGAGATCATGCCCTTCAATGGTGAAAAGCCCCTGCCCTTCAGTGTGCTGCAAACAAGGATCGGAAGGAAGAACGTTACCAAAAAACAATTGCAGGAAGCGCCCGCCGCTTTTTTCCTGTACGACCTGCTGGAATATGAGGGCGCCGATTGCCGGGAACAACCCCTGCAATGGCGCCGGCAGCAGCTGGAAAAACTGCTGGCGCAATATAATAACGACCGGCTGCAACTATCGCCCATCGTGGGTTTCAGCAACTGGGAGCAGCTGACGGATATACGTACGGAGTCAAGGGAAAGAGGCGCCGAAGGACTGATGCTGAAACGCCTTTCTTCTGCCTACCAGGTAGGTCGCAAAAAGGGCGACTGGTGGAAATGGAAGATAAATCCGCTGGTGATCGACTGCGTTATGATCTATGCGCAGAAAGGTCATGGACGAAGAAGTAATCTCTATACTGACTATACCTTTGCTGTCCGGGACGGCGAAAAGCTGGTCTCTTTCACCAAGGCCTATTCCGGCCTCACCGACGAGGAATTCCGCCAGGTGGACGCCTTTGTAAAAAGGAATTCGCTGGAAAAATTCGGCCCCGTCCGTACCGTCAAACCCGAGCTGGTCTTTGAGATCGCTTTTGAAGGCATTGCCGCCAGCAAACGGCATAAATCGGGCGTGGCCCTGCGCTTTCCCCGCATGAACCGCTGGCGCAAGGATAAAAAGCCCGGGGATATCAATACCCTGGAAGACCTGCAAAAGATGCTGGAAATCTATGGCAAATGA
- a CDS encoding ligase-associated DNA damage response DEXH box helicase gives MQLHSTIGYRVIQEWLERKQFRPFPFQEQTWQHIIDGKSGLVNAPTGFGKTFSVFLGSLIQFINQHPDNYATKTKNGLQLIWISPLRALAKDVGRAMEEVITELGMPWKVGIRNGDTDPAERQRQKRQMPEVLIITPESLHLLLAQKGYPEVFKQLKLIAADEWHELMGSKRGIQVELAISRIVHLQYNLYQQRCQLWGISATIGNMEEAQGVLLASLQAFGGGTGETVRADLRKEVAIESILPDEIEKYPWAGHLGIRLAHKVLPIIEASKTTLIFINTRGMSETWYQTLLNIAPELAGAIALHHGSIEQELRFWVEDSLHAGKLKAVVCTASLDLGVDFRPVETVIQVGSPKGVARFLQRAGRSGHRPGEVSRIFFLPTHSLELVEAAALKNAIEENFIERRDPLLLCYDVLIQYLCTLAISEGFRPAELLEEVRQTYCYRDITDQDWQEILAFITTGGTALAQYDEYKKVEVIDGLFRITSRKIAMRHRLHIGTIVSESMLKVKFLSGGFIGVIEEYFISRLEPGDVFTLSGRNLELVMIKDMTVLVRKSNATKSMVPSWNGGRMPLSANLGKKLREKFDEAHAVNRQSDIELQVLQPLFLLQEQLSHVPRANELLIEHIETRDGFHLFVFPFEGRLVHEAMAAILAYRISRITSITFSFAMNDYGFELLSDQPIPVDDTNVYELFSPENLLQDIQRSVNAAEMARRKFRDIAVIGGLIFQGFPGEQKKARHLQASAGLLFNVFAEYDPGNLLLRQAFQEVLDREMEEVRLRNMLERIQQSRIVITIPERLTPFCFPIKVDSMRENLTSEKLEDRVKRMQAQLGK, from the coding sequence TTGCAGCTTCACTCCACCATAGGATACCGTGTCATACAGGAATGGCTTGAACGCAAACAATTCCGGCCCTTTCCCTTCCAGGAACAGACCTGGCAGCATATCATTGATGGCAAAAGCGGCCTCGTGAATGCACCTACTGGTTTTGGTAAGACCTTCTCCGTTTTCCTCGGCTCACTGATCCAGTTCATCAACCAGCACCCGGATAATTATGCCACTAAAACAAAGAATGGTCTACAGCTGATCTGGATCTCTCCTTTGCGTGCCTTAGCAAAAGATGTGGGACGAGCCATGGAAGAAGTGATCACAGAACTGGGCATGCCCTGGAAAGTGGGCATCCGCAACGGCGATACGGATCCTGCCGAAAGACAGCGGCAGAAAAGACAGATGCCGGAAGTACTGATCATCACGCCGGAAAGCCTGCACCTGCTGCTGGCCCAGAAAGGTTATCCTGAGGTGTTCAAACAGCTCAAACTTATTGCGGCCGACGAATGGCATGAACTGATGGGCAGCAAACGCGGCATCCAGGTAGAGCTGGCCATCTCCCGCATCGTACACCTCCAGTATAACCTGTACCAGCAGCGCTGCCAGCTATGGGGTATCTCCGCTACCATCGGCAATATGGAAGAAGCACAGGGAGTGCTGCTGGCCTCATTGCAGGCTTTTGGCGGCGGGACTGGTGAAACAGTCCGTGCCGACCTCCGCAAAGAAGTGGCCATTGAATCCATTCTGCCGGATGAGATAGAAAAATATCCCTGGGCCGGTCACCTCGGCATCCGCCTGGCGCATAAAGTGCTGCCCATTATAGAAGCCAGCAAAACCACCCTCATCTTCATCAATACCCGGGGCATGAGCGAGACCTGGTACCAGACCCTGCTCAATATTGCCCCGGAACTGGCAGGCGCCATTGCCCTGCACCATGGCAGTATTGAACAGGAACTGCGATTCTGGGTAGAAGATTCCCTGCATGCAGGCAAGCTCAAAGCCGTGGTCTGCACGGCCAGCCTGGACCTTGGCGTGGACTTCCGGCCGGTGGAAACCGTTATCCAGGTTGGTTCGCCCAAAGGAGTAGCCCGCTTCCTGCAACGCGCAGGACGCAGTGGCCACCGGCCGGGCGAAGTGAGCCGTATCTTTTTCCTCCCCACACATTCCCTGGAACTGGTGGAAGCGGCCGCCCTGAAAAATGCCATCGAAGAAAATTTTATTGAGCGCCGTGATCCGCTCCTGCTCTGTTATGATGTGCTGATCCAGTACCTCTGCACCCTGGCCATCTCCGAAGGGTTCCGCCCCGCAGAACTGCTGGAAGAAGTACGGCAGACGTATTGCTACCGCGATATCACGGACCAGGACTGGCAGGAGATCCTCGCCTTCATTACTACCGGTGGCACGGCCCTGGCCCAGTATGATGAATACAAAAAAGTAGAAGTGATTGACGGGCTGTTCCGCATCACCAGCCGGAAGATAGCCATGCGGCACCGGCTGCATATTGGCACAATTGTCAGTGAGTCCATGCTGAAGGTCAAATTCCTGTCGGGCGGATTCATCGGCGTCATTGAAGAATATTTTATCTCCCGGCTGGAGCCCGGCGATGTGTTCACCCTATCCGGCAGGAACCTGGAACTGGTGATGATCAAAGACATGACCGTACTGGTGCGGAAATCGAACGCTACCAAATCCATGGTGCCCAGCTGGAATGGCGGCCGCATGCCGCTGTCGGCCAACCTGGGTAAAAAATTACGGGAAAAATTCGATGAAGCGCATGCCGTGAACAGGCAATCCGATATCGAGCTGCAGGTGCTGCAACCTTTGTTCCTGCTGCAGGAGCAGCTATCCCATGTGCCCAGGGCCAATGAGCTACTGATAGAACATATTGAGACCAGGGACGGCTTCCACCTATTTGTCTTTCCCTTTGAAGGGCGACTGGTCCATGAAGCCATGGCTGCTATCCTGGCCTACCGCATCAGCAGGATCACAAGTATCACTTTTTCCTTTGCTATGAACGATTATGGGTTTGAGCTGCTGAGCGATCAGCCCATACCGGTAGACGACACCAATGTCTATGAATTGTTCAGCCCGGAGAACCTGCTGCAGGATATCCAGCGCAGTGTCAATGCCGCCGAGATGGCGCGGCGTAAGTTCCGGGATATTGCGGTCATTGGCGGGTTGATCTTCCAGGGCTTCCCCGGCGAGCAGAAAAAGGCGCGTCACCTGCAGGCATCCGCCGGCCTCCTGTTCAATGTATTTGCGGAATATGATCCGGGTAATTTGTTACTTCGGCAAGCCTTCCAGGAGGTATTGGACCGGGAGATGGAGGAAGTGCGGTTACGCAATATGCTGGAGCGGATCCAGCAGTCGAGGATCGTGATCACCATACCGGAACGGCTCACCCCATTCTGTTTCCCCATCAAAGTAGACAGCATGCGGGAGAACCTGACCTCTGAAAAACTGGAGGACCGGGTGAAGCGGATGCAGGCACAGCTGGGGAAATAG
- a CDS encoding transposase, with protein MSEKRKANFDGLFFVTLTVVGWIDVFSRRDYAEIVIKNIAFCQRVKGLELYAYVLMTNHLHMIAADNNGQLNKLLKDFKSFTAKELIAAIQGNNRESRKDWLLHLFRFHARFDRRKEQFCFWQSTNHASFIRDVNMLRQKVDYVHQNPVRAGYVLEPEHWHFSSACERSPITVLEL; from the coding sequence ATGTCCGAAAAAAGAAAAGCCAATTTTGATGGCTTATTTTTCGTAACACTCACTGTTGTTGGTTGGATTGACGTATTCAGCAGGCGGGATTACGCAGAAATAGTAATTAAAAATATAGCCTTTTGCCAGCGCGTAAAAGGACTGGAATTATACGCCTATGTGCTGATGACTAATCACCTGCATATGATAGCTGCTGACAACAACGGTCAACTCAATAAGCTATTAAAGGATTTTAAGAGCTTTACAGCTAAAGAATTGATCGCGGCTATCCAGGGTAATAATCGTGAAAGCCGGAAAGACTGGCTGCTCCATCTCTTCCGTTTCCATGCAAGGTTTGACCGGAGAAAAGAGCAATTTTGCTTTTGGCAATCAACCAATCATGCATCATTTATTCGTGATGTGAATATGTTAAGGCAAAAAGTTGACTATGTTCATCAGAACCCTGTGCGGGCGGGATATGTGCTGGAACCGGAACATTGGCATTTTAGTAGCGCTTGTGAAAGATCTCCGATAACTGTGCTGGAATTGTGA